A single genomic interval of Stieleria maiorica harbors:
- a CDS encoding alpha/beta hydrolase translates to MNHPLRLTTVVSCLFLCAAAESLQAQSPRERAPRIPFSEVLRREDADGDGKVTKAEFKAAPRLFERLDRNHDDVLTREDFAVNERPNPNRPNPNRLNAPDDVTVLRDLVFGTGGGRDLTMHLVLPKEKSDKSLPLYVWIHGGGWQGGTKEGGVRQVIPLVRRGFVGATIEYRLTGEAPFPAQIEDCKCAIRYLRAHATKYNLDVDRIAAGGSSAGGHLVALLGTSGGVKELEGSGGWPDQSSRVQAVVDLFGPTDFNTFVTTPGYEGHNRDGSPESKLLGGGEVLKKPDGIKQVNPITYVDHDDPPFLIIHGSDDRTVPPNQSELMHQALQAAKVESTLHVIDGAGHGGSKFSEPEIRQMQIDFLVQTFKVGEAE, encoded by the coding sequence ATGAACCATCCACTTCGATTGACGACCGTCGTGAGCTGCTTGTTTTTGTGCGCAGCGGCCGAATCACTGCAAGCACAATCCCCTCGGGAACGGGCGCCGCGGATCCCGTTTTCCGAAGTGCTGCGGCGTGAGGATGCCGACGGAGACGGGAAAGTGACCAAGGCGGAATTCAAGGCCGCGCCGCGATTGTTCGAGCGGCTTGATCGCAATCACGATGATGTGTTGACCCGCGAGGATTTTGCAGTTAACGAACGCCCGAACCCAAACCGCCCGAACCCAAACCGGCTCAACGCACCGGACGACGTCACCGTCCTCCGGGATCTGGTCTTCGGCACCGGGGGCGGACGCGATTTGACGATGCATCTGGTCCTGCCGAAAGAAAAGAGCGACAAGTCGCTGCCGCTGTACGTTTGGATTCACGGCGGTGGCTGGCAGGGGGGCACAAAGGAGGGCGGGGTTCGTCAGGTCATCCCGCTGGTCCGCCGCGGCTTTGTCGGCGCGACGATCGAATATCGACTGACAGGCGAAGCTCCCTTTCCGGCCCAGATCGAGGATTGCAAATGCGCGATCCGCTACTTGCGCGCCCACGCAACCAAGTACAACCTGGACGTCGACCGGATCGCCGCGGGTGGCAGTTCAGCCGGTGGCCATCTGGTCGCACTGCTCGGCACCTCCGGCGGAGTCAAGGAACTCGAAGGCAGCGGCGGATGGCCCGATCAATCCAGTCGCGTTCAGGCGGTCGTCGACCTGTTCGGACCGACCGATTTCAACACCTTTGTGACCACCCCGGGATACGAGGGACACAATCGCGACGGTTCGCCGGAATCAAAACTACTCGGCGGCGGCGAAGTGCTGAAAAAACCGGACGGGATCAAACAAGTCAATCCGATCACTTATGTCGACCACGACGATCCGCCGTTCCTGATCATTCACGGCAGCGATGATCGCACGGTGCCGCCGAACCAAAGTGAACTGATGCACCAGGCGCTGCAAGCGGCCAAGGTCGAAAGCACCCTGCACGTGATCGACGGGGCCGGACACGGCGGGTCAAAATTCTCCGAACCCGAAATTCGTCAAATGCAGATCGATTTTTTGGTCCAGACGTTCAAGGTTGGTGAGGCGGAGTGA
- a CDS encoding protein-tyrosine phosphatase family protein encodes MSTEHLPNAIRIHPRVISGGLPAGGAGFRELRRLGVETVISVDGARPDVELAREHGLRYVHLPHGYDGVPEQRVRELAKAVRQLDGPVYLHCHHGKHRSPAAASVACVAAGLIPKSQSVKVLQLAGTSPHYRGLYQAARDVDRIDHDLLDALEVRFQASVDVPPMAEAMVSLEQSHHHLQKIAAADWKSPPDHPDLDPPHQALLLREHFTELLRTEATQQESDAFIQIMRHSEETARSLEKTLRRWDAAMTPQPPAALNQQLRQITSDCKSCHQRFRDVPLSEK; translated from the coding sequence TTGTCAACGGAGCATCTGCCCAACGCCATCCGAATTCACCCCCGAGTCATCTCCGGGGGACTGCCCGCCGGCGGGGCCGGTTTTCGCGAGTTGCGACGGTTGGGCGTCGAAACGGTGATCAGTGTTGACGGCGCCCGACCCGACGTCGAACTGGCTCGCGAACACGGGCTGCGGTACGTGCACCTGCCGCATGGCTACGACGGCGTACCCGAGCAGCGCGTGCGGGAACTGGCCAAGGCCGTTCGCCAGCTGGACGGACCGGTGTATCTGCATTGTCATCATGGCAAGCATCGCAGTCCCGCCGCCGCCAGCGTCGCCTGTGTCGCCGCCGGGTTGATCCCAAAATCGCAAAGCGTGAAGGTCCTGCAGCTGGCCGGCACCAGCCCGCACTATCGTGGGCTGTATCAAGCCGCGCGAGACGTCGATCGCATCGACCATGACCTGCTGGACGCGCTGGAGGTTCGGTTTCAAGCCTCGGTCGACGTGCCGCCGATGGCCGAAGCCATGGTCTCGCTGGAGCAATCCCATCATCACCTGCAGAAAATCGCCGCCGCCGACTGGAAGTCGCCTCCCGATCATCCCGACCTCGATCCGCCGCACCAGGCGCTCTTGCTTCGCGAGCACTTCACCGAACTGCTGCGGACCGAAGCGACCCAGCAGGAATCCGACGCATTCATCCAGATCATGCGTCACTCCGAGGAAACCGCGCGATCACTCGAGAAGACGCTGCGGCGGTGGGACGCGGCAATGACACCGCAGCCGCCCGCGGCGTTGAATCAACAGTTGCGGCAAATCACGTCGGATTGCAAGTCCTGTCACCAGCGTTTTCGCGACGTCCCGCTAAGTGAAAAGTGA
- a CDS encoding response regulator: protein MTEILIVDDSPVDRFFTRDLIADQPGFRITFAEDGCKALERMRRSKPDLVITDLVMPEMDGLELVRASRREFPEVPVVLMTAYGNESLAVDALYEGAASYVPKAKRVERLAETVYRVLARSHANRNRNQTTKFYGKVEATFYLDNDPDKVPALLDYVQQIIGGLELSDATEHIRVGVALEEALLHSIWHGNLELTSDELDRSRAAGWERFKELISQRRSQSPYCDRQIVLKVHVTNSTARFVICDGGSGDPDRSAGGFSRKDCFGTGEGIGFALMSMLMDNVRYNDAGNELTLIKVSKN, encoded by the coding sequence ATGACCGAGATACTGATTGTTGATGACTCTCCGGTGGACCGTTTCTTCACACGCGACCTGATCGCCGATCAACCGGGCTTTCGGATCACGTTTGCAGAAGACGGATGCAAGGCGTTGGAGAGGATGCGGCGGTCAAAACCCGATCTGGTGATCACCGACCTGGTCATGCCGGAAATGGATGGTCTGGAATTGGTGCGTGCCTCGCGGCGTGAATTCCCCGAGGTCCCCGTCGTGTTGATGACGGCCTACGGCAATGAGTCCTTGGCCGTTGACGCGTTGTACGAGGGGGCCGCCAGCTATGTCCCCAAGGCGAAACGCGTGGAACGACTGGCCGAAACCGTGTATCGCGTGTTGGCTCGATCCCACGCCAATCGGAACCGCAACCAGACGACCAAGTTTTACGGCAAGGTCGAAGCAACGTTTTATCTGGACAACGATCCCGACAAAGTCCCCGCGCTATTGGATTATGTCCAGCAGATCATCGGCGGGTTGGAATTGAGTGACGCGACGGAGCACATTCGTGTCGGTGTGGCATTGGAAGAGGCGCTGTTGCATTCCATCTGGCACGGCAACTTGGAATTGACCAGCGATGAACTGGACCGCAGTCGTGCGGCCGGCTGGGAGCGATTCAAAGAGCTGATCTCTCAGCGTCGATCGCAATCGCCCTACTGTGATCGCCAGATCGTATTGAAAGTCCACGTCACCAACAGCACGGCCCGCTTCGTCATCTGTGACGGTGGCAGCGGTGACCCCGATCGCTCCGCCGGTGGTTTCAGCCGCAAAGATTGTTTCGGAACGGGCGAAGGGATCGGGTTTGCGCTGATGAGTATGCTGATGGACAACGTGCGTTACAACGACGCCGGAAACGAGCTGACACTGATCAAGGTCAGCAAAAACTGA
- the pyrE gene encoding orotate phosphoribosyltransferase — protein MTYSKQALIDLLGSEALQRGEFTLASGKKASYYLDCRRITLHPKGAGLVAAGMLAEIQASGPLPAAVGGMAIGADPITAAIVTIAGQQDLPLKGFMVRKEPKGHGMGKQVEGPVQPGQEVVIVEDVITSGGSALKAVEAAEAFGLKVREVIGIIDRLAGGEAAFAARGLKLKTLTTIRDFGIEPE, from the coding sequence ATGACGTACAGCAAACAAGCATTGATCGATCTGTTGGGCAGCGAAGCGCTCCAACGCGGCGAGTTCACCTTGGCCAGTGGCAAAAAGGCGTCCTATTACCTGGATTGCCGTCGGATCACCTTGCACCCCAAGGGTGCCGGTCTGGTGGCCGCCGGGATGCTGGCCGAAATCCAAGCCTCCGGCCCCCTGCCGGCCGCCGTCGGCGGCATGGCGATCGGTGCCGATCCGATCACCGCCGCGATCGTCACGATCGCTGGCCAACAGGATCTGCCGCTCAAGGGGTTCATGGTCCGCAAAGAACCCAAGGGCCACGGCATGGGCAAACAGGTCGAAGGCCCGGTCCAGCCCGGGCAGGAAGTGGTGATCGTTGAAGACGTCATCACCAGCGGCGGCAGCGCCCTGAAGGCGGTCGAGGCGGCCGAAGCGTTCGGTTTGAAGGTCCGTGAAGTCATCGGCATCATCGACCGATTGGCCGGCGGAGAAGCCGCGTTTGCCGCACGCGGGTTGAAACTAAAAACGTTGACCACCATTCGTGACTTCGGGATCGAGCCGGAATAG
- a CDS encoding L,D-transpeptidase, whose protein sequence is MQTIKTAAIVVLMLTVLYGGYVSLTTPPEPLPDEIEEILVIEDAGSGAFGTDEAVATGLQLDEPPAGVLSPPQDALVAESAGGLAASPAVTPHRPSAAATAPAPTFSPPGTFGSSFADLPPKLEPSVEHEAAVASNITKLPAVEPGASSVTPGPVDSYASTPGEFRMPDPSDAASTFDPSRGSAFNSDGTGFTMTDESPGTATGSLGGKPEPRENRGLINAFATADAMFAKGQLKEALATLSVFYGMPDLSDDQRRQLLSRLDPLAREVIYSRRHLLEPPHRVTASEDLVEIAIENDVPPQLLANINGVEDPVMVLPGTELKMVRGPFRAEVDLTSQQLTLFLGDLYAGRFEIAVGNDPAPTPGTYTVQEKQTSHVFYDRSGVPIPAGSPDNPYGKMWLDLGGQISIHGSPNTVQPTKNGCISVAGDYADDVYGILSQGSSVTIRR, encoded by the coding sequence GTGCAAACGATAAAAACTGCCGCCATCGTCGTTCTGATGCTCACCGTCCTGTACGGCGGTTATGTTTCCCTGACCACACCGCCGGAACCGCTGCCCGATGAGATCGAGGAGATCTTGGTGATCGAGGACGCGGGCAGTGGCGCCTTTGGGACCGATGAAGCGGTCGCCACCGGGTTGCAACTGGACGAACCACCGGCGGGCGTCCTTTCGCCGCCCCAGGACGCACTGGTCGCTGAATCGGCCGGCGGGCTCGCCGCCTCCCCGGCTGTGACGCCGCATCGTCCGTCCGCGGCGGCAACCGCGCCGGCGCCAACATTTTCGCCCCCAGGGACTTTCGGAAGTTCGTTCGCGGACCTGCCGCCCAAATTGGAACCCTCGGTCGAACACGAAGCCGCGGTGGCCAGCAACATCACCAAGCTGCCGGCGGTCGAACCGGGAGCGTCCAGCGTGACACCCGGCCCGGTCGACTCCTACGCCTCCACGCCGGGTGAGTTCCGCATGCCGGACCCCTCCGACGCCGCATCAACGTTCGATCCGTCGCGTGGGTCTGCATTCAACAGTGACGGAACCGGATTCACGATGACCGACGAGTCGCCGGGGACGGCAACCGGATCGCTTGGTGGTAAGCCTGAGCCCCGCGAAAACCGAGGGCTGATCAATGCGTTTGCGACCGCCGACGCGATGTTCGCCAAGGGGCAATTGAAAGAAGCCCTGGCAACGCTGAGCGTCTTTTACGGGATGCCGGACCTGTCCGACGACCAACGCCGACAACTGCTCAGCCGGCTCGATCCGCTGGCCCGCGAAGTGATCTATTCGCGCCGTCACCTGCTGGAACCGCCGCACCGCGTGACCGCCAGCGAAGACCTGGTGGAGATCGCCATAGAAAACGACGTCCCGCCGCAATTGCTGGCCAATATCAACGGCGTGGAGGATCCGGTGATGGTGCTTCCGGGGACGGAACTGAAAATGGTCCGCGGCCCGTTTCGTGCCGAAGTCGACCTGACGAGCCAGCAATTGACGCTGTTCCTGGGCGACCTGTACGCGGGCCGATTCGAGATCGCTGTCGGAAACGATCCGGCCCCGACCCCCGGGACCTACACCGTTCAAGAGAAACAGACCTCGCACGTCTTCTACGACCGTTCGGGTGTCCCGATCCCGGCCGGCAGCCCCGACAACCCCTACGGCAAGATGTGGTTGGATCTGGGGGGACAAATCAGCATCCACGGCAGCCCGAACACCGTCCAGCCCACCAAGAACGGCTGCATCAGTGTCGCCGGGGACTACGCCGACGACGTTTACGGGATTCTTAGCCAGGGTTCCTCTGTCACGATTCGCCGATAA
- a CDS encoding FAD-dependent oxidoreductase, with the protein MVAALNAPLAHQQHVRPTTSGADGATKQRPRLVIVGGGMAGFGLCDRLVRSGAIHEYDVTIIGDEPQPAYDRVNLSSYFSGRSAEDLLLAPRDWYQQHRIELKTGRRIERIDRDQQSVVDNEGSAYHYDQLVLATGSHAFVPPIEGCDSDGVFVYRTIADLEAIREHCASRNVRCGGVIGGGLLGLEAAKILMDLGLSVSVIEMAPGLMPRQLDADAAGLLKQKIQALGVDIQLVRRTESIHVVDQQIQVRFANASDLNVDLLVIAAGVRPNDKLAESAGLEIGPRRGVKVDQRLQTSDPNIYAIGECASFGDHVFGLAAPCFRMADVLAQRLAGKQVTFNGADESAELKLMGVQVATLGLAIGESPGGNVVTHHDDSGYRKLLTERGRIVGASCVGPWEELPQIRQAIAKQARLWPWQRKRFLQTGSPWTPGGAMPVTHWPADAVVCSCLSVSKSTIVQAIDDGAREVDQIAQVCGASTACGSCRGLVAELAGGAAEPVVVPGARAMLAASVMALVATLVWLILPPVPLTDSVQSSWHAIETVWRGDLGRQISGFTLVGLTVLGLVFSLRKRVAWFHWGSYGFWRAAHGVLGMAVLMGVAVHTGMRLGHNLNFLLGVCFLSAAALGAVAGIASSLESRASGNLGMWIRRWRPRLSRIHLWVTWPLPILIALHVLGFYWFSD; encoded by the coding sequence ATGGTTGCCGCGTTAAACGCCCCGCTTGCTCATCAACAGCACGTCCGTCCGACGACCTCGGGCGCCGACGGCGCGACGAAACAACGCCCGCGGTTGGTGATCGTCGGTGGCGGGATGGCAGGATTCGGCCTCTGCGATCGCTTGGTCCGCAGTGGCGCGATCCATGAGTACGACGTCACGATCATCGGGGATGAGCCGCAACCGGCGTACGATCGCGTGAATCTGTCCAGCTACTTTTCAGGACGCTCGGCAGAGGATTTGTTGCTCGCGCCGCGGGACTGGTATCAACAACATCGCATCGAACTAAAAACAGGGCGTCGGATCGAGCGGATCGATCGCGACCAGCAATCCGTCGTCGACAACGAGGGCTCGGCGTATCACTACGACCAGTTGGTGTTGGCGACCGGGTCGCACGCGTTCGTGCCCCCGATCGAGGGTTGTGACAGCGACGGCGTGTTTGTCTATCGCACGATCGCCGACTTGGAAGCGATCCGCGAACACTGCGCGTCGCGGAACGTGCGTTGTGGCGGCGTGATCGGCGGCGGCTTGTTAGGGCTGGAAGCCGCCAAGATTCTGATGGATCTGGGGCTTTCGGTCAGCGTGATCGAGATGGCACCGGGTTTGATGCCGCGACAGCTGGATGCCGATGCGGCGGGACTGTTGAAACAGAAGATCCAAGCGTTGGGCGTTGATATCCAGCTGGTTCGCCGCACCGAGTCGATTCACGTCGTCGATCAACAGATCCAGGTCCGGTTCGCCAACGCGAGCGATCTGAATGTCGATTTGTTGGTCATCGCCGCCGGTGTCCGCCCCAACGACAAATTGGCTGAGTCGGCGGGGCTTGAAATTGGTCCCCGACGCGGCGTGAAGGTCGACCAGCGATTGCAGACCAGCGATCCGAATATCTATGCGATCGGCGAATGCGCGTCGTTCGGCGATCACGTCTTCGGGCTGGCGGCACCGTGCTTTCGCATGGCCGATGTGTTGGCCCAGCGATTGGCCGGCAAACAGGTGACGTTCAACGGCGCCGATGAATCGGCCGAGTTGAAATTGATGGGCGTCCAGGTCGCGACGTTGGGCTTGGCGATCGGTGAATCCCCCGGCGGAAATGTCGTCACGCACCACGACGACTCGGGCTATCGAAAACTGTTGACCGAACGCGGCAGGATTGTCGGTGCGTCGTGTGTGGGGCCTTGGGAAGAATTGCCACAGATCCGTCAAGCGATCGCCAAACAGGCCCGGTTATGGCCGTGGCAACGCAAACGTTTCTTGCAAACCGGTTCCCCGTGGACTCCCGGCGGCGCGATGCCGGTCACCCATTGGCCGGCCGACGCGGTCGTGTGTTCGTGTTTGTCTGTCAGCAAATCGACCATCGTGCAGGCGATCGACGACGGTGCTCGCGAGGTCGATCAGATCGCGCAGGTCTGTGGCGCGTCGACGGCCTGCGGCAGCTGTCGCGGTTTGGTTGCGGAACTGGCCGGCGGCGCGGCCGAACCGGTCGTGGTTCCCGGGGCAAGGGCCATGCTGGCGGCCAGCGTGATGGCGCTCGTTGCCACACTCGTCTGGCTGATCCTGCCACCGGTTCCCCTGACCGACAGCGTGCAATCGTCTTGGCACGCGATCGAAACCGTCTGGAGGGGTGACCTGGGACGCCAAATCAGCGGCTTCACTTTGGTCGGTTTGACGGTCCTGGGGTTGGTCTTTTCGCTGCGCAAACGCGTTGCCTGGTTCCACTGGGGATCGTACGGCTTTTGGCGTGCCGCACACGGCGTGCTGGGCATGGCCGTGTTGATGGGCGTCGCCGTTCACACGGGAATGCGGCTGGGACACAACCTGAATTTCTTGCTGGGCGTTTGCTTCTTGTCCGCCGCGGCACTCGGAGCCGTGGCCGGAATTGCCAGCAGTCTGGAAAGCCGTGCCTCGGGAAACCTGGGGATGTGGATCCGACGATGGCGGCCGCGGTTGAGCCGTATCCACCTGTGGGTGACATGGCCGCTGCCGATTCTGATCGCCCTTCATGTGCTCGGTTTTTATTGGTTCAGCGATTGA
- a CDS encoding cytochrome c3 family protein — MMIQLKPIWNALRESPNGPKWLTWAAINLSIAAYFGYGLVAPASSHKTAWLPGETTHGHYQIELDCNACHDPGRSTEGPSGADVMQDACIRCHGAQLDLAKDTHPANKFRDPTNAERLKILDAQNCLTCHQEHVPEQTLSMGLTMPADYCWHCHQEVADSRPSHRGMAYDSCATAGCHNYHDNRALYEKYLDDHHGQSDHLELAALPQRSTLESLSGAFRAQQSLTIDDADHPSSWTTDPGFSENSASEDSLSGDSLLDDWATTAHASAGVNCSHCHRGDKDSAGDDAPWSEQVAIERCQQCHERQVESFKTGKHGMRLAAGLSPMTPDLARLPMHAGQAHAELDCSACHSGHRFDTQFAATDACLRCHADDHSLAYGDSSHAALWRDELAGNGPLGSGVSCATCHLPRLEGDSGIWVNHDQNASLRPNETMARQVCTHCHGLEYSLSALADPQTVASCFGDPPAERIKSVQMAHEWFEQQEAKRAARRDNR; from the coding sequence ATGATGATTCAACTGAAACCGATCTGGAACGCACTTCGCGAATCCCCGAACGGGCCAAAATGGTTGACCTGGGCGGCGATCAACCTGTCGATCGCCGCGTACTTCGGCTACGGGTTGGTCGCTCCGGCATCAAGTCACAAGACCGCTTGGCTGCCCGGGGAAACCACCCATGGACATTATCAAATCGAACTGGACTGCAACGCCTGTCATGATCCCGGGCGATCAACGGAGGGACCGAGCGGCGCGGACGTCATGCAAGATGCCTGCATCCGCTGTCACGGCGCTCAATTGGATCTGGCCAAGGACACGCATCCGGCAAACAAGTTCCGCGACCCGACCAACGCGGAACGACTGAAGATCCTGGACGCACAAAACTGTTTGACCTGTCACCAGGAACACGTCCCCGAGCAAACACTTTCTATGGGGCTGACCATGCCGGCCGACTATTGTTGGCATTGTCACCAGGAAGTCGCCGATTCGCGTCCCAGCCACCGCGGCATGGCGTACGACAGTTGCGCGACGGCGGGGTGTCACAATTACCATGACAACCGCGCGCTGTACGAAAAGTATCTCGACGATCACCACGGCCAGAGCGACCATTTGGAGCTTGCCGCGCTGCCGCAGCGTTCGACCCTGGAATCGCTTTCAGGTGCGTTTCGCGCCCAACAGTCGCTGACGATCGACGACGCCGATCATCCATCGTCGTGGACGACCGATCCCGGCTTCTCGGAAAACAGCGCGTCCGAAGACAGCTTGTCCGGAGACAGTTTGCTCGACGATTGGGCGACAACGGCCCACGCCTCGGCCGGCGTCAACTGCTCACACTGCCACCGCGGCGACAAAGATTCCGCCGGCGACGATGCACCGTGGTCCGAGCAGGTGGCGATAGAACGCTGTCAGCAATGCCATGAGCGGCAAGTCGAAAGCTTCAAAACCGGCAAGCATGGCATGCGGTTGGCCGCCGGCTTGTCCCCGATGACGCCCGACCTGGCGCGTTTGCCGATGCACGCCGGTCAGGCCCACGCGGAACTCGACTGCAGTGCCTGCCACAGCGGACATCGCTTTGACACACAATTCGCCGCCACCGATGCCTGTCTGCGGTGTCATGCCGACGACCATTCGTTGGCCTACGGCGACAGTTCCCATGCGGCGCTGTGGCGCGACGAATTGGCCGGCAATGGCCCGCTCGGCAGCGGCGTCTCCTGTGCCACCTGTCATCTGCCGCGACTGGAAGGCGATTCCGGGATTTGGGTCAACCACGATCAAAACGCAAGCCTGCGTCCGAATGAAACGATGGCGCGGCAGGTCTGCACGCATTGCCACGGATTGGAGTATTCCCTGAGCGCGTTGGCCGACCCACAGACCGTGGCGTCGTGTTTCGGCGATCCCCCCGCCGAGCGAATCAAAAGCGTGCAGATGGCGCACGAATGGTTCGAGCAGCAAGAGGCCAAGCGGGCCGCACGTCGGGACAACCGCTGA
- a CDS encoding Tll0287-like domain-containing protein, with product MKLNLQQRLAATAATVCLLLPLATLPGCSESEASSTPVGGITPQQFADGVHAVMMADRTVYAKHVVTNLNKQDAPVKAFEYWEDTENSIPLPAQMFRMGAELVDENPEAGFTYALRSKWPLNEQHQAKTELEQTALDFLSENPGENFYGEEKLGDQKYFVAVYPDRAVAEACWSCHNDHPNRGDDYPEFAKDDVMGGVLVRIPL from the coding sequence ATGAAATTGAACCTTCAACAACGACTTGCCGCCACGGCCGCGACCGTTTGTTTGCTGTTGCCCCTGGCGACGCTCCCCGGCTGTAGCGAAAGCGAAGCGAGTTCGACCCCGGTCGGTGGCATCACGCCTCAACAATTCGCCGACGGGGTGCATGCGGTGATGATGGCCGACCGGACCGTGTACGCCAAGCACGTCGTCACCAATCTGAACAAGCAAGATGCGCCGGTCAAAGCATTCGAGTATTGGGAAGACACCGAGAACTCGATCCCGTTGCCGGCCCAGATGTTCCGCATGGGGGCCGAGCTGGTCGATGAGAATCCCGAAGCCGGTTTCACGTATGCCCTGCGAAGCAAATGGCCGCTCAACGAACAGCACCAGGCCAAGACCGAATTGGAGCAGACGGCGTTGGATTTCCTGAGCGAAAACCCCGGTGAAAACTTCTACGGGGAAGAAAAACTCGGCGATCAAAAGTACTTCGTCGCCGTCTACCCCGACCGTGCCGTCGCCGAAGCGTGCTGGTCGTGTCACAACGACCACCCCAATCGCGGCGATGACTACCCGGAGTTTGCCAAAGACGACGTGATGGGCGGTGTGCTGGTGCGAATCCCGCTCTAA
- a CDS encoding globin family protein has product MTPEQIDLVQSSWEKVKPISEQAAELFYGRLFELDPSLKPLFKGDMKEQGKKLMATLNLAVTSLTKLDDILPAVKELGRRHVKYGVPDESYQTVGQALLWTLQQGLAEAFTDDVKQAWTITYVTLSNVMLEAAHEGDAPAAKAS; this is encoded by the coding sequence ATGACTCCCGAACAAATTGATTTGGTCCAGTCGTCTTGGGAAAAGGTCAAACCGATTTCCGAACAAGCCGCCGAATTGTTTTATGGTCGTCTGTTTGAACTGGACCCTTCGTTGAAACCGCTGTTCAAGGGCGACATGAAGGAGCAGGGCAAGAAGCTGATGGCGACGTTGAATCTGGCCGTCACCTCCCTGACCAAACTGGACGACATTCTGCCGGCGGTGAAAGAACTGGGACGTCGGCACGTGAAGTACGGCGTGCCGGATGAAAGTTACCAAACGGTCGGCCAAGCCCTGCTCTGGACGCTCCAGCAAGGCCTGGCCGAAGCCTTCACCGACGACGTCAAACAGGCTTGGACGATCACCTACGTCACGCTCAGCAACGTGATGCTGGAAGCGGCCCACGAAGGCGACGCGCCGGCCGCGAAAGCGAGCTAA